Part of the Drosophila santomea strain STO CAGO 1482 chromosome 2L, Prin_Dsan_1.1, whole genome shotgun sequence genome is shown below.
CGTCATCAACGTTGCTCGGAATGTTGTCAGCGATAGGTGCTGTCTCGGTCACTGGGGACTCGGCCAGTCCGTTGCTTGATCCGTTGGTCAGCGCCTCTCCGGCTCCATGTCCATTGGTAACCACTTCGGGCTCTGGCTGGCTCTCTTTCACGGGTACTTCTTCGGTGGCAGTGGTGTTCGACTCGGTGGCTGTGACTGTGGCTGGTTCCTCGGCGGGCTTGGGCTTCGCCGCTTCCTCAACTATGGAAGGGGCTGGCGCCGCCTTTTCGGCTTCTCCATTGGCTTGTTTCTCCTGTTCGGTCGCCGATCCGTTCTCGGCGGGCTTCTCATCCTTGGACGCCGGCTCGCTGGTGGCAGTGGCACTCTGATGATATAAAGAGATGTTAAATATATTCCTTTTGCACTATATAGACTGTAAACATACCTCAGCTGGCTTTTCAGCCTCGCCATTTGTAGCGACCGATGGTTCTGCGGAAGCTGCATCTGCAGATGGAGCTGCCTCTGCTTCGGCCGTCGTGGGCGACGTTGTGCCAGAGGTGGGCGACGTAGCCTCCTCCGACTTGGCAGGTTTCTGTTTGTCCTTCTTGCCAAAGGAGATGCTTCGGAAGGACCACTTCTTCTTCACCTTGTCCttcttggacttggacttgatGCTTTCGTCTGCCAGTGGAGTGATATCCtcaccagcagcagcctcCTTGGGCGATCCCTCCTCGCCCTTCGCCGTTTCAGCAGCCGCATCGCCACCTTCAGCGGCTGCGGCATTCTTTTCGGTGGTCAGATCTTTGTCGTTCTCAGAATGCTCCTCTGTTTCCTTTTTCTATTGTGTGGAATGAGACATTAGTCACGAGCCGTAcactattttaaatatgattttctTACCTCTACCGCCGCCGCTTCATCACCACCCTctttgggcgtggcagcatcTCCGTTCACAGCCGGCGCGTCCGTCTTCTGGTCTACATCGATTTTCTCCACCTTACCGGCGACCTCATCGCCCTCTCCGACCTTCTTGGGATCGGTGGTGATGTCGATTGAACGCTTGCTCTGAGCTTTACCCATTTTTTCCTGCTGATCCTCCTTTAGTAGCTAGTGTAAACTGAAAGCAAATGAAGCGAGTAATTAGTTTAAATGTGAAACATTGTAGAGTGGGAAATGGCACAAGTACGGCggcactttttatttttagatagTGTTTCTCCTATTTTTTGCGATTGACATTTTCACAGAGACGCACTCTAGATCTTTCAATGCAATTCGATGACCTCATTAAGGATTGCCGATTGCTTCCACCACTTAGGGCTTATCAACTTAGCTAGACCatgaaaaaaacaattgcgataatatgtatttactttaaaaagttttcttaAAGTAAgattttgaaaacattttagaGATGAGTATATGAACTACGTTACCTAAATTCTGGTGAAGAATGTTCTCTAaagtattatttataattttaataaaatatatactacTATCGTCTTCAATTACCCAATAAATACTGTGTCGGTCCAAAAACAGACGGCAGTAATCGTAAACAATTTCAGCGCCTCAAATGATTCATCGACACTTGaatgttttttcattttactgGGAAGTTTATATGAAACAACGAAACAGACACCACAGCAAAGAAAGGTGAAAAGggaaggttttttttttattttttttagcatgCAATGCGTCATGTTCAAGCAAAATCGAATTACACACACAACATTTTTGCCAGAGTGAATGAAACAGAAACCGTAGCAAAGAACCAACATTTTTTGGGCGGTAAGAGTTTGCTCAGCAAGaagtttttgcatttttaggGGTTGTATGTGGCAAATAAAACGGGGAAGGTGTGTGCAGCGAAAAAATGgcggcaaacacacacacagcaaaaCCCAACCCACACAGACAACAAAGGCTAAAAGAGCAGCTGTTCCGACCGCTTTATCTCGACCCTGTGAATCAACAGCCTCCCACATCCGACCCATCCGCCTCACCATCCaattccacttccacttttaACAGACACACACGCTCCACCGGCACGTGGGGCGCCATATGCAAATTAAGAATTCTCCGGGAATCCATCAGTGACTCATTAGCGTCAATTTATTATTGCCTAGTTAGTTGGACGTGAGTCAAGACGTGGCCGAGGCAGGAAGCAAAATATAATTAACGAACTGAATGATTCCCGTCTGATAGGTGCGAATTAAAACGTTTTGGCATTGGAGTTTCGCCGAAGAGCTTTGACTCACTTTTGATGTCTAAGGCGTTGTCAACTAAACAAAGGTGTGAGCAATATGTCATTATCTTTATCAATTAcggtataaaaattaatgaaaaaaaaaaccagaatACCTTCAGCATGCCCCTTCTCTTCAATACCTGGTACTTCAAACTATATTTGGAACAGCAAACACCTTAAGTTTTGGCATTCCGATtagaaataaaaccaaaagcTTCGAATTTGCACCGAAAGCAAACAATCCTGCACTCGGCACAAATACATCATATCAATTTAAATACGTAACAAGCAAAAGAGACCTCAAGTTTCAAGACTCTGTGGGTTCAACGAACCCAGCAGAGCAATTAATACGAGACAACCCGACACAATACCATACGGCCCAACTGAAGCAGCTCCTCGGTTATGTATTTCGATCGGACTGATAGCGGAGCGAGCCACATATCAGATGGATGGGCAAAGAATGAGGCTATTAATTCCTGCCCTATGTCTATCCAAACCGGATGAGTAATGGCCGAAATATGCCGAAATACTCCCCCATTTCGCCCACTGAATTTGGTCATAGAAGGTAATAACATAAAAGCGCAAGTAAACTGGCGCGCATGACGCATCAAGCAAAAGGACATCGAGAGAGCGaaagatagagagagagagagagagagagagagagagagagagagagagagagagagagagggagcaGAGAGCGTGAGTAAGTAAGGAAGGACTAGTGAGTGCGAGGGTTGCCGGCATTTGGCTGCGAActacaacaataataacattAACGGGTCTGGTCATTGCACGTTGCCATGCCAACCTAGCAACAACTGTTGTTCCTCCCTCTTCTTCCCTGCCTTCTCTTCTTCTTCGTCATCgtccccatccccatctctATTCTCGTCCTCTGCCCACAACCCCCTGCGGTGGGGCGTGTGAAAATAATTGAGTGCGGTCCAATTTATTCGATGCGTTAGGACACACACGTATAGCGTTGCCAGATCAGCTTGAAAATACTTCCTTTCAGTGAGAAACTTGACACCAGTTTCGTTTGCTAAAAACTATTGGAAATGTTcttaaaaatttgttgttttaaatcAATGTGACTTTATATCGGTATTTGTACACAATGTCTTATTTTGTCAAGTACACTGATATTGAATTTCTGAAACTCGAATTAGAAAAGTACCACTGTACTTTTCCAAATTGATTCAGAAGGCGGGGAGGTTGAAGTTTTGAAGTGAAATGACTTCAAGGGTGGAGGACCGGCAAAATGTGTAATCTATGAAAATGACTTAATGGGCGACAACAACGACAGTTTTCGGGGCCTTTGTGTCTTcgttttttattagtttaatTCAATTAGACATGGCTTTTGACATGTGCGCCCACTTTCACACGCCCTCCCCTCATTCAGTTCCCCTCCCCCTCTTAACAGTCGAGCCGATGGACGACAAAGAAAAACGCAGAGCGGAGCTCCCAAGCTCACAAAACAGCAGCCGCCGTCTATAAATAAAAGCGCATTTATCAACAATGGAGTGTgttcgaaaataaaataaaagaagcaACAGCACAAAGAGGCGTGAGTGTGAGCTTCAATTcgttcccattcccattccccttGCCTTTTGGACGCATCCGCCTATCAATTTTGACACTCCAAGCTGTTGTGTATCACTTTGCTGCTCCTGCATTCTTCTGCGAATAGTGCTGACGAAAGAGACTCAGCTGCATAATATGGGTAAACAACGTTGGGCAAATACACTGGATTATATCTTTTTCAAACAGTACCTTTACCATCGATGCATCTGCATTCGCTAACCTTACGAATTGAAACCTAAAACTAAACTGACCAGCGGGTTTTTGTTGTTAGAGGTACTAGCAAATTACCATTTCAACGTACAAGATATTTTGAtgctatattatatattttatattattattaatagaAGTAGTGTTAAGAGACTTATTAAATTTGATAGATAACTGATATTGGAATTTAGCTATAAATAGCCAAGCTGACAGTTCAGTCGCCTCCCTCCAGCGCTATCTATCCATCTGGCC
Proteins encoded:
- the LOC120454036 gene encoding A-kinase anchor protein 200 isoform X2; protein product: MGKAQSKRSIDITTDPKKVGEGDEVAGKVEKIDVDQKTDAPAVNGDAATPKEGGDEAAAVEKKETEEHSENDKDLTTEKNAAAAEGGDAAAETAKGEEGSPKEAAAGEDITPLADESIKSKSKKDKVKKKWSFRSISFGKKDKQKPAKSEEATSPTSGTTSPTTAEAEAAPSADAASAEPSVATNGEAEKPAESATATSEPASKDEKPAENGSATEQEKQANGEAEKAAPAPSIVEEAAKPKPAEEPATVTATESNTTATEEVPVKESQPEPEVVTNGHGAGEALTNGSSNGLAESPVTETAPIADNIPSNVDDEQPHQNGTNGTTTPPPTPVATEIEKGQQIEVDLAKDLKEKNAAAADVTTQEQLPVTCE